A single Rhizobium sullae DNA region contains:
- the virD4 gene encoding type IV secretion system ATPase VirD4 (The ATPase VirD4 is a core component of the VirB/VirD4 form of type IV secretion systems (T4SS), also known as type IVa secretion systems.) has translation MSSKTTFSNKTTPSSIALSILCSLAAGFCAASLYATFRHGISGEALMAFDILAFWYETPFYLGYTTLAFYYGLAVVVSTSGIVLLVQQMLSEGSREHHGTARWAGVGEMRRTGYLQRYSRISGPIFGKTSGPFWSDYYLTNGEQPHSLIVAPTRAGKGVGIVIPTLLTFKGSVIALDVKGELFELTSRARKADGDSVLKFAPLDPERRTSCYNPLLDIIALPPERQFTEARRLAANLITTKGQGAEGFINGARDLFVAGILACIERGTPTIGAVYDLFAQPGEKYRLFARLAEETQNKEAQRIFDDMAGNDTKILTSYTSVLGDGGLNLWADPLVKAATSRSDFSIYDLRRRRTCIYLCVSPNDLEVVAPLMRLLFQQVVSILQRSLPGKDEKHEVLFLLDEFKHLGKLEAVETAITTIAGYKGRFMFIIQSLSALSGTYDEAGKQNFLSNTGVQVFMATADDETPNYISKAIGEYTFQARSTSHTQGRMFDRNIQISDQGSPLLRPEQVRLLDDKCQIVLIKGQPPLQLRKVRYYSDRALKRIFESQTGGLPEPARLIITEEGLGANCQS, from the coding sequence TGCAGGTTTTTGTGCGGCAAGTCTGTACGCAACATTCCGTCACGGAATTAGCGGTGAAGCGTTGATGGCGTTTGACATCCTCGCTTTTTGGTACGAGACGCCTTTCTATTTGGGCTATACAACGCTTGCCTTCTATTATGGCTTAGCTGTCGTCGTCTCAACATCGGGAATCGTCCTGCTGGTTCAGCAGATGCTTTCCGAAGGCAGCCGCGAGCATCACGGCACGGCGCGCTGGGCTGGCGTGGGTGAAATGCGCCGTACAGGTTATCTGCAGCGGTACAGCCGCATCAGTGGTCCAATATTTGGAAAGACAAGTGGCCCTTTTTGGTCCGACTATTACCTGACCAATGGCGAGCAGCCTCACAGCCTTATCGTTGCGCCGACCCGCGCGGGAAAAGGCGTGGGCATTGTCATTCCCACGCTACTTACTTTCAAGGGCTCAGTGATAGCTCTCGACGTTAAGGGTGAGCTTTTTGAACTCACCTCTAGGGCACGCAAAGCCGATGGCGACAGTGTGTTGAAATTCGCACCGCTAGATCCAGAACGGCGGACGAGTTGCTATAATCCTCTGTTGGATATCATAGCATTGCCTCCAGAGCGGCAGTTCACCGAGGCACGCCGCTTGGCGGCGAACCTCATTACGACCAAGGGACAGGGCGCGGAAGGTTTCATCAACGGCGCTCGAGATCTTTTTGTCGCCGGCATTCTTGCCTGCATCGAGCGCGGCACGCCAACAATCGGGGCCGTTTACGACCTCTTTGCTCAGCCAGGCGAGAAATATAGGCTCTTTGCGCGCCTCGCGGAGGAGACCCAGAACAAAGAGGCTCAGCGGATCTTCGACGACATGGCGGGCAACGATACAAAAATTCTAACCTCCTACACTTCTGTGCTGGGCGATGGCGGGCTCAACTTATGGGCGGACCCCCTGGTTAAAGCCGCGACAAGCCGCTCAGATTTCTCAATCTATGATTTGCGTCGCCGAAGAACTTGCATTTATCTTTGCGTTAGCCCAAACGATCTTGAGGTCGTCGCGCCTCTGATGCGCCTACTCTTTCAGCAGGTCGTTTCAATTCTACAACGCTCGCTGCCTGGCAAGGATGAGAAGCACGAGGTGCTATTCCTGCTGGATGAGTTCAAGCACTTGGGCAAGCTGGAGGCGGTTGAAACGGCAATCACGACCATCGCGGGCTACAAGGGCCGCTTTATGTTCATTATCCAAAGCCTCTCGGCATTGTCGGGAACATACGACGAGGCCGGCAAACAAAACTTTCTCAGCAATACTGGCGTGCAAGTCTTCATGGCCACCGCCGATGACGAGACACCAAATTATATTTCGAAAGCGATCGGTGAATATACGTTTCAAGCGCGCTCCACTTCCCATACCCAAGGGCGAATGTTCGATCGCAATATTCAGATTTCAGATCAAGGATCACCTCTACTGCGGCCCGAGCAGGTCCGTCTGCTCGACGACAAATGCCAAATTGTCCTCATTAAGGGCCAGCCACCATTGCAACTGCGAAAGGTTCGATATTACTCCGATCGCGCACTAAAGCGCATCTTTGAAAGCCAGACAGGAGGCCTTCCGGAGCCCGCACGCTTGATAATCACCGAGGAGGGACTCGGCGCAAATTGCCAATCTTAA
- a CDS encoding response regulator, with amino-acid sequence MKHVLVIDDDAAIRHLIVEYLTIHAFKVTAVSDTRQLNRVLSCAPVDLVVVDLNLGREDGLEIVRNLATKSDIPTIAISGDRLEEAEKVVALELGAADFVSKPFGMREFLARIRVALRQRPINPGAKDRRSFYFAGWRLNLNQRRLIFEQSGEVKLTAGEFNLLVAFLEKPRDVLSRERLLLASRVRGEEVHDRSVDVLILRLRRKLEADPAHPRLIKTSRGAGYFFDADVDTNDGGALAA; translated from the coding sequence TTGAAACACGTTCTTGTCATCGATGACGATGCCGCTATACGGCACCTCATTGTCGAATACCTAACGATACATGCCTTTAAGGTAACCGCGGTAAGCGATACTAGGCAGCTCAATCGCGTACTCTCGTGTGCGCCGGTCGATCTCGTGGTTGTTGATCTTAATCTGGGTCGCGAAGATGGTCTGGAAATCGTCCGCAATTTGGCGACAAAATCGGATATTCCAACTATTGCCATCAGCGGCGATCGTCTTGAGGAGGCCGAAAAAGTCGTTGCACTGGAGCTCGGGGCAGCTGATTTCGTTTCCAAGCCTTTTGGAATGCGCGAATTCTTGGCCCGCATTCGAGTAGCATTGCGCCAGCGGCCCATCAATCCAGGGGCAAAAGATCGACGTTCGTTTTATTTTGCTGGTTGGAGACTCAATCTTAATCAACGCCGATTGATCTTTGAACAAAGCGGCGAGGTCAAGCTGACCGCAGGTGAGTTCAATCTACTAGTCGCCTTTCTGGAAAAACCACGGGACGTTTTATCCAGAGAGCGGCTTTTGCTTGCGAGCCGAGTGCGTGGAGAAGAGGTGCATGACCGAAGTGTTGATGTCCTCATATTGCGTTTGCGCCGAAAGCTTGAGGCGGATCCGGCCCACCCTCGTCTGATTAAAACATCCAGGGGTGCAGGCTATTTCTTCGACGCTGATGTGGATACCAACGACGGGGGCGCATTGGCCGCCTGA